From one Syngnathoides biaculeatus isolate LvHL_M chromosome 12, ASM1980259v1, whole genome shotgun sequence genomic stretch:
- the fam149b1 gene encoding protein FAM149B1 isoform X1, which produces MISRYNRRPVSHKIEIRGLSRSSLDHHPLPEEADHQTPPCPLDDVEQVVSIRNCPSDCPTVISLDSSRSWSGIHSSTGTAVSTERSSVFSWGYDEFDKAASRQVQQMFEEIDKELYEGKGSGGGILPGLQEECQQWATSFPHLRIVGTQLVCPSDEGFQWYATSGTMGSSYSRSPSTSQQVIGKSSEKDDNNMELNVLGRSATLLKSNSTELNGPLATPRDSRSRVIEVEGHMEEYLAFDSISLEDEKERTWPEPCPRRRCMPPVSPYRCRRQAVLDHLFDDLWRQLVGCMSDLLHRQWEHCTSGHEKLSGNLTRVQQSSLTLFSTLPSVLPKFGQSHALPPTPPAPGLALQKSRGSKHKSRRKPQKQKRPPSAGRVLIGGTQHNLNDLIMIQSIPLPQRNLAALDRTQDPEERRPLRPSSGTAPAGKPRPRRNLEQSSSSLTRPPQSARRRNLVPRTLQPLVPSLGQSGAARSMEEVIRVTRLPTASDHLMSPLFALSRNTLLPPIGAGDAESSPLGQQSKAAQRQKGFSSRAHSALNDEVGSSIPRDRFYPLDVFSRPSTTHTYRSDTPYRRSFTVLDSIGQGRPGRASVATDSLGIGVTGVSLGIRSSSLLDSFSHHPLGRWRIRDEDEETDFQTPLPAPLVPLSIPPRSHSRGGISSRPNRPGL; this is translated from the exons ATGATTTCACGGTACAACAGGAGACCCGTATCGcacaaaatagaaat CCGTGGCCTGTCTCGCAGCAGTCTCGACCACCACCCTCTCCCTGAGGAGGCCGATCACCAAACCCCTCCGTGCCCCCTCGATGACGTGGAGCAAGTTGTCTCCATCCGCAACTG CCCCTCCGACTGTCCTACTGTCATCTCCTTGGACTCCAGCCGGTCCTGGTCTGGCATCCACAGCTCCACAGGCACGGCTGTGTCCACAGAGAGGAGCTCTGTCTTCTCCTGGGGCTACGAT GAGTTCGACAAGGCGGCGTCACGCCAAGTGCAGCAAATGTTTGAGGAGATTGACAAGGAGCTGTACGAGGGAAAAGGCAGCGGAGGAGGGATACTCCCGGGGCTACAGGAGGAGTGCCAGCAGTGGGCCACGAGCTTCCCCCATCTTAG GATTGTGGGAACTCAGTTGGTGTGTCCAAGTGATGAGGGGTTCCAGTGGTACGCGACCTCAGGGACAATGGGTAGCAGCTACAGTAGAAGCCCATCAACGTCCCAGCAGGTCATCGGGAAGTCAAGTGAGAAAGATGACAACAATATGGA GTTGAACGTGCTAGGCCGCAGCGCGACGCTGCTGAAGTCCAACTCAACGGAGTTAAACGGGCCTTTAGCCACCCCAAGGGACTCCAGATCAAGGGTGATCGAGGTGGAGGGCCACATGGAGGAGTACCTGGCCTTCGACAGCATCAGCCT GGAGGACGAAAAGGAGAGGACCTGGCCTGAGCCCTGCCCAAGGCGTCGCTGTATGCCTCCCGTCTCACCCTACAGGTGTCGCCGTCAGGCTGTTCTCGATCATCTGTTTGATGACCTGTGGCGGCAGCTGGTGGGCTGCATGAGTGATTTGCTCCACCGCCAATGGGAACATTGCACATCtg GGCATGAAAAGCTGTCTGGTAATTTGACTCGAGTGCAGCAGAGTTCCCTGACATTATTCTCCACACTTCCAAGTGTGCTGCCCAAATTTGGCCAAAGCCACGCTCTCCCCCCGACTCCACCTGCCCCCGGCTTGGCCCTGCAG AAGTCGAGGGGCTCAAAGCACAAGTCTCGCCGGAAGCCCCAAAAGCAGAAAAGGCCGCCCAGT GCCGGAAGGGTCTTGATCGGAGGCACCCAGCACAACCTGAACGACCTCATCATGATCCAAAGCATCCCGCTGCCACAGAGGAACCTGGCCGCGCTGGACAGAACTCA gGATCCCGAGGAGCGCCGTCCCTTGAGACCATCCTCGGGCACGGCACCTGCCGGCAAGCCCCGTCCCCGCCGAAACCTGGAGCAGAGCTCGTCATCGTTGACCCGCCCACCTCAGTCGGCCCGCCGCAGAAACCTGGTGCCCCGCACGCTCCAGCCTCTCGTTCCCAGTCTGGGTCAGTCCGGCGCAGCCAGATCTATGGAAGAGGTCATCCGGGTTACACGACT ACCCACGGCCAGCGACCACCTGATGTCTCCATTGTTTGCACTGAGCAGGAACACGCTCCTGCCGCCCATTGGCGCTGGAGACGCAGAGTCGTCCCCGTTGGGACAGCAGTCCAAAGCTGCTCAG CGTCAGAAAGGCTTTTCCAGCCGAGCCCACAGCGCCCTGAATGATGAGGTTGGTAGTTCCATTCCAAGAGATCGCTTTTACCCGCTGGATGTCTTCTCCCGGCCCAGCACCACGCACACTTACAGG TCGGACACGCCTTACCGGCGCTCCTTCACTGTGCTGGACAGCATTGGACAGGGGAGGCCTGGTAGAGCCTCGGTAGCCACAG ATTCCCTCGGGATCGGCGTGACTGGCGTGAGCCTCGGCATCAGGAGCTCGTCTCTCCTGGACTCGTTTTCCCACCACCCCCTGGGTCGCTGGCGAATCAGGGATGAGGATGAAGAGACAGATTTTCAGACCCCGCTCCCAG CTCCACTGGTGCCTCTGTCCATCCCACCTCGGTCTCACAGCCGGGGGGGCATCTCTTCCAGACCCAACAGACCGGGACTGTAG
- the fam149b1 gene encoding protein FAM149B1 isoform X3, protein MISRYNRRPVSHKIEIRGLSRSSLDHHPLPEEADHQTPPCPLDDVEQVVSIRNCCETSGVCSPSDCPTVISLDSSRSWSGIHSSTGTAVSTERSSVFSWGYDEFDKAASRQVQQMFEEIDKELYEGKGSGGGILPGLQEECQQWATSFPHLRIVGTQLVCPSDEGFQWYATSGTMGSSYSRSPSTSQQVIGKSSEKDDNNMELNVLGRSATLLKSNSTELNGPLATPRDSRSRVIEVEGHMEEYLAFDSISLEDEKERTWPEPCPRRRCMPPVSPYRCRRQAVLDHLFDDLWRQLVGCMSDLLHRQWEHCTSGHEKLSGNLTRVQQSSLTLFSTLPSVLPKFGQSHALPPTPPAPGLALQKSRGSKHKSRRKPQKQKRPPSAGRVLIGGTQHNLNDLIMIQSIPLPQRNLAALDRTQDPEERRPLRPSSGTAPAGKPRPRRNLEQSSSSLTRPPQSARRRNLVPRTLQPLVPSLGQSGAARSMEEVIRVTRLPTASDHLMSPLFALSRNTLLPPIGAGDAESSPLGQQSKAAQRQKGFSSRAHSALNDEVGSSIPRDRFYPLDVFSRPSTTHTYRSDTPYRRSFTVLDSIGQGRPGRASVATDSLGIGVTGVSLGIRSSSLLDSFSHHPLGRWRIRDEDEETDFQTPLPAPLVPLSIPPRSHSRGGISSRPNRPGL, encoded by the exons ATGATTTCACGGTACAACAGGAGACCCGTATCGcacaaaatagaaat CCGTGGCCTGTCTCGCAGCAGTCTCGACCACCACCCTCTCCCTGAGGAGGCCGATCACCAAACCCCTCCGTGCCCCCTCGATGACGTGGAGCAAGTTGTCTCCATCCGCAACTG TTGTGAGACATCTGGCGTTTGCAGCCCCTCCGACTGTCCTACTGTCATCTCCTTGGACTCCAGCCGGTCCTGGTCTGGCATCCACAGCTCCACAGGCACGGCTGTGTCCACAGAGAGGAGCTCTGTCTTCTCCTGGGGCTACGAT GAGTTCGACAAGGCGGCGTCACGCCAAGTGCAGCAAATGTTTGAGGAGATTGACAAGGAGCTGTACGAGGGAAAAGGCAGCGGAGGAGGGATACTCCCGGGGCTACAGGAGGAGTGCCAGCAGTGGGCCACGAGCTTCCCCCATCTTAG GATTGTGGGAACTCAGTTGGTGTGTCCAAGTGATGAGGGGTTCCAGTGGTACGCGACCTCAGGGACAATGGGTAGCAGCTACAGTAGAAGCCCATCAACGTCCCAGCAGGTCATCGGGAAGTCAAGTGAGAAAGATGACAACAATATGGA GTTGAACGTGCTAGGCCGCAGCGCGACGCTGCTGAAGTCCAACTCAACGGAGTTAAACGGGCCTTTAGCCACCCCAAGGGACTCCAGATCAAGGGTGATCGAGGTGGAGGGCCACATGGAGGAGTACCTGGCCTTCGACAGCATCAGCCT GGAGGACGAAAAGGAGAGGACCTGGCCTGAGCCCTGCCCAAGGCGTCGCTGTATGCCTCCCGTCTCACCCTACAGGTGTCGCCGTCAGGCTGTTCTCGATCATCTGTTTGATGACCTGTGGCGGCAGCTGGTGGGCTGCATGAGTGATTTGCTCCACCGCCAATGGGAACATTGCACATCtg GGCATGAAAAGCTGTCTGGTAATTTGACTCGAGTGCAGCAGAGTTCCCTGACATTATTCTCCACACTTCCAAGTGTGCTGCCCAAATTTGGCCAAAGCCACGCTCTCCCCCCGACTCCACCTGCCCCCGGCTTGGCCCTGCAG AAGTCGAGGGGCTCAAAGCACAAGTCTCGCCGGAAGCCCCAAAAGCAGAAAAGGCCGCCCAGT GCCGGAAGGGTCTTGATCGGAGGCACCCAGCACAACCTGAACGACCTCATCATGATCCAAAGCATCCCGCTGCCACAGAGGAACCTGGCCGCGCTGGACAGAACTCA gGATCCCGAGGAGCGCCGTCCCTTGAGACCATCCTCGGGCACGGCACCTGCCGGCAAGCCCCGTCCCCGCCGAAACCTGGAGCAGAGCTCGTCATCGTTGACCCGCCCACCTCAGTCGGCCCGCCGCAGAAACCTGGTGCCCCGCACGCTCCAGCCTCTCGTTCCCAGTCTGGGTCAGTCCGGCGCAGCCAGATCTATGGAAGAGGTCATCCGGGTTACACGACT ACCCACGGCCAGCGACCACCTGATGTCTCCATTGTTTGCACTGAGCAGGAACACGCTCCTGCCGCCCATTGGCGCTGGAGACGCAGAGTCGTCCCCGTTGGGACAGCAGTCCAAAGCTGCTCAG CGTCAGAAAGGCTTTTCCAGCCGAGCCCACAGCGCCCTGAATGATGAGGTTGGTAGTTCCATTCCAAGAGATCGCTTTTACCCGCTGGATGTCTTCTCCCGGCCCAGCACCACGCACACTTACAGG TCGGACACGCCTTACCGGCGCTCCTTCACTGTGCTGGACAGCATTGGACAGGGGAGGCCTGGTAGAGCCTCGGTAGCCACAG ATTCCCTCGGGATCGGCGTGACTGGCGTGAGCCTCGGCATCAGGAGCTCGTCTCTCCTGGACTCGTTTTCCCACCACCCCCTGGGTCGCTGGCGAATCAGGGATGAGGATGAAGAGACAGATTTTCAGACCCCGCTCCCAG CTCCACTGGTGCCTCTGTCCATCCCACCTCGGTCTCACAGCCGGGGGGGCATCTCTTCCAGACCCAACAGACCGGGACTGTAG
- the ecd gene encoding protein ecdysoneless homolog: MDVLQRRVLQEDAVHYKLFPTQPVSSTVQQIEERLSCLVEEILAKVATLSTQYIWQNQPFNLKYYPEKGGIPAHIGGSTQFGDNVEDEWFIVYLLKQITEAFPELVASVEDNDGEFLLIEVADYLPKWLNPETSENRVFLYRGALHLLPCPSRSSQTGIPKDVVPSVPQALALLSSQPEACRASSKITCALNKRMDGYPEKIAVSLHRAHCFVPAGVAMVLEQRPNLVAPAVSAFYLRDPIDLQACHNFKNFPPDTRLLTSVTFTRCLYAQLQQQHFVPDKRSGFTMPARSDPLHKAYDLGMKLAHGFEILCSKCRLPSSEGDVPVSCNSQWKRFLQSLKSNGYFREEMEGSSGWRQLMTSAEHFFRQSVTSKSSEMSPGEEVLQLLKSFDPTNLQELRKREAQLPQEDSDSWLDVTAADLERMLEERAGSGSGVTTGKRPQSARQAENTGSTETGDSEEEEEAGYSLLGVSRRMEGFLNAKSSYMGAELPRNSSCGHPFTYDTATFISELERILDTSDVETLDSDDLQEDEWAEVGEEDEELDEAPSAPGEINGMEALNTIKGYMDQMDQELMNTHIGQSFNQTSSPSADPPATRPLSNSAEDAEIQPLDVDLNLVTNLMESLSSQEGLAGPASNLLQSLGIHLPLNSDRS; the protein is encoded by the exons ATGGATGTGCTCCAGAGGAGAGTGCTTCAAGAGGATGCAGTCCACTACAAACTCTTTCCGACCCAGCCCGTCAGTTCTACGGTACAACAGATTGAGGAGCGCCTCTCGTGCCTTGTGGAGGAGATCCTTGCAAAAGTAGCGACTCTGTCCACGCAGTACATCTGGCAGAATCAGCCATTCAACCTCAAGTATTATCCTGAGAAAG GGGGTATACCAGCTCATATTGGTGGCAGCACCCAGTTCGGTGACAATGTGGAAGATGAGTGGTTTATCGTTTACCTTCTGAAGCAAATCACAGAGGCTTTTCCAGAGCTTGTTGCAAG CGTTGAGGACAACGATGGGGAATTCCTTCTAATTGAAGTAGCAGATTATCTCCCAAAATGGCTGAATCCGGAAACTAGTGAGAACAGG gtGTTTCTGTATCGCGGTGCGTTGCATCTCTTGCCCTGTCCTTCGCGTTCCAGTCAGACGGGGATCCCGAAGGATGTGGTACCGAGTGTTCCACAAGCTCTAGCGTTACTCTCCTCCCAGCCGGAAGCATGCCGGGCGAGCTCCAAGATTACCTGCGCCCTGAATAAGCGGATGGATGG GTATCCGGAAAAGATTGCAGTCAGCCTGCACCGCGCCCACTGCTTCGTCCCGGCGGGGGTGGCCATGGTTTTGGAGCAGCGGCCCAATCTCGTCGCCCCGGCCGTGTCCGCCTTTTACCTGCGAGACCCCATCGACCTCCAGGCGTGCCACAATTTCAAGAATTTCCCGCCTGACACCCGGCTCTTAACCTCG GTAACGTTCACTCGGTGCTTGTACGCTCAGCTGCAGCAGCAACACTTCGTCCCGGACAAGAGGAGCGGCTTCACCATGCCTGCGCGCTCGGACCCGCTGCACAAAGCATACGATCTTGGCATGAAGCTG GCCCACGGCTTTGAGATCCTGTGCTCCAAGTGCAGGCTGCCGTCTTCAGAGGGAGACGTCCCGGTCAGCTGCAACTCTCAGTGGAAAAGGTTTCTGCAAAGTCTGAAGAGCAACGGTTACTTCCGC GAAGAGATGGAGGGTTCGTCAGGTTGGCGACAGCTGATGACCTCAGCAGAACATTTCTTTAGACAGTCGGTCACCTCAAAATCCAG TGAGATGTCTCCTGGGGAGGAGGTTCTCCAACTGCTGAAGTCCTTTGATCCCACCAATTTGCAGGAGCTGAGGAAGCGAGAGGCACAGCTCCCGCAAGAGGACA GTGACAGTTGGCTGGATGTCACCGCCGCGGATTTGGAGCGCATGCTCGAGGAAAGGGCCGGGTCTGGATCAGGCGTTACAACGGGGAAACGCCCTCAGTCCGCCAGGCAAGCAGAGAACACCGGGAGTACGGAGACTGGGGACagcgaggaagaagaggaggccgGTTACAGTCTGCTGGGAGTCAGCCGGAGGATGGAGGGGTTCCTTAATGCAAAGTCATCGTACATGGGGGCAGAGTTGCCTCG GAACTCTTCATGCGGTCATCCTTTCACCTACGACACAGCAACCTTCATAAGTGAATTGGAACGAATTTTAG ACACAAGTGACGTAGAAACGCTCGATTCGGATGATCTTCAGGAAGATGAGTGGGCGGAAGTaggggaggaggatgaagaactAGACGAGGCACCCTCTGCTCCTGGGGAAATAAATGGGATGGAGGCTTTGAATACGATTAAAGGATACATGGATCAAATGGACCAAGAGCTGATGAACACACATATCGGACAAAGCTTTAATCAGACA AGCTCTCCGTCGGCCGATCCACCGGCCACACGGCCCCTCTCGAACTCGGCCGAGGATGCGGAGATCCAGCCTCTGGATGTGGACCTCAACCTGGTCACCAACCTCATGGAGTCCCTCAGCAGTCAGGAAGGGCTGGCCGGACCCGCCTCCAACTTGCTGCAGAGTTTGGGGATACACCTCCCCCTGAACTCGGACCGCTCATAG
- the si:ch211-248a14.8 gene encoding uncharacterized protein si:ch211-248a14.8 isoform X2, which produces MTKLCEGQSLERIVRGGEGEKQMWKVLVSVFFFNLLHILGVAPLRRYSRPLAERLLVPSICSSVYAALAMWAEASGSYDGLFSLSLRPLALITVGLSFVLKVTALPSVHTSVVVSILTGSSLAFTAWSGLSVVEPLEYMYAPLAIILLSLSLTWLSKVSEVERHQLPAENQFYALDIYYTLLVNQCWVLGLLWTLHPDGPLLSLSRANWHSLLFHGYLLAILLLGMLLNFALVMSALCISPLAAALLHSARELLHPFA; this is translated from the exons ATGACTAAGCTGTGTGAAGGACAATCACTGGAGCGAATCGTGCGTGGTGGAGAGGGTGAGAAGCAAATGTGGAAG GTCCTGGTGTCTGTGTTCTTCTTCAATCTACTCCACATCCTGGGCGTGGCACCACTGAGGCGGTACAGTCGTCCACTAGCAGAGCGTCTCTTGGTGCCGTCCATCTGCAGCAGCGTCTACGCCGCGCTCGCCATGTGGGCCGAAGCCAGCGGGTCGTACGATGGTCTCTTCTCGCTCTCCCTCCGGCCACTGGCTCTCATCACGGTGGGCCTGAGCTTTGTGCTGAAGGTCACAGCGCTGCCCTCTGTCCACACATCCGTCGTCGTCTCCATCTTGACTGGGTCTTCGCTGGCCTTCACAG CCTGGAGTGGTCTCTCAGTCGTGGAGCCTCTGGAGTACATGTATGCGCCTCTGGCCATCATCCTCCTCAGTCTCTCTCTGACTTGGCTGTCCAAAGTGTCCGAGGTTGAGCGCCACCAGCTGCCTGCTGAAAACCAGTTCTACGCTTTGGACATCTACTACACTCTGCTGGTGAACCAGTGCTGGGTGCTGGGCCTCCTGTGGACGCTGCACCCCGACGGGCCCCTCCTCTCGCTGAGTCGGGCCAACTGGCACAGCCTCCTCTTCCACGGTTACCTGCTCGCCATCTTGCTGCTGGGGATGCTCCTCAACTTTGCACTTGTGATGTCAGCGCTGTGCATCTCACCCCTGGCTGCGGCATTATTACACTCGGCCAGGGAACTGTTGCACCCTTTTGCATAG
- the dnajc9 gene encoding dnaJ homolog subfamily C member 9 translates to MGLLERCQELFKTASLYEVLGINKEANEAEIRRSYYKVSLKVHPDRAPDDPLATEKFQVLGKLYAVLSDKEQRAIYDEQGLVDEESDVLNQDCCWEDYWRLLFPKITVQDILDFEKQYKGSEEERKDLLQLYTQHQGDMDAILASALCSSQDDEPRLGDIIRAAIKSKDVEEFPAFAQESDKKKRARRKRADRERQEAEEMQKELGLGQEDESLMMMIKQRHASREQNFNSFLSGLEAKYSKKGGKPSKRGKK, encoded by the exons ATGGGGTTGCTCGAGCGGTGCCAGGAGCTTTTTAAAACGGCGAGCCTGTACGAGGTGCTAGGCATCAACAAGGAGGCGAACGAAGCAGAGATTCGCAGGAGCTACTACAAAGTGTCGCTAAAGGTCCACCCGGACCGGGCCCCCGACGACCCGCTGGCCACTGAGAAGTTCCAG GTGTTGGGCAAGTTGTACGCAGTGCTGAGCGACAAGGAACAGCGAGCCATCTACGACGAGCAGGGGCTGGTGGATGAAGAGTCTGATGTTTTGAATCAAGATTGCTGCTGGGAAGATTATTGGAGGCTGCTTTTCCCCAAG ATTACTGTGCAAGACATCCTTGATTTTGAGAAACAATACAAGGGCTCAGAAGAGGAGAGGAAGGACTTACTCCAGCTGTACACGCAGCACCAGGGAGACATGGATGCCATCCTGGCCTCGGCGCTGTGCAGCTCCCAAGACGACGAGCCCAGGCTTGGAGACATCATCCGGGCCGCCATCAAGAGCAAGGATGTGGAAGAATTCCCTGCCTTTGCGCAGGAGAGCGACAAGAAAAAGAGGGCTCGCAGGAAGAGG GCGGATAGAGAGCGACAAGAAGCAGAAGAAATGCAGAAAGAGTTGGGGCTGGGCCAGGAGGACGAGAGCCTCATGATGATGATCAAA CAAAGACACGCATCAAGGGAGCAGAACTTTAATAGCTTCTTGTCTGGTTTGGAGGCCAAGTACTCCAAAAAAGGTGGAAAACCCTCAAAGAGGGGAAAGAAGTGA
- the fam149b1 gene encoding protein FAM149B1 isoform X2 produces the protein MISRYNRRPVSHKIEIRGLSRSSLDHHPLPEEADHQTPPCPLDDVEQVVSIRNCCETSGVCSPSDCPTVISLDSSRSWSGIHSSTGTAVSTERSSVFSWGYDEFDKAASRQVQQMFEEIDKELYEGKGSGGGILPGLQEECQQWATSFPHLRIVGTQLVCPSDEGFQWYATSGTMGSSYSRSPSTSQQVIGKSSEKDDNNMELNVLGRSATLLKSNSTELNGPLATPRDSRSRVIEVEGHMEEYLAFDSISLEDEKERTWPEPCPRRRCMPPVSPYRCRRQAVLDHLFDDLWRQLVGCMSDLLHRQWEHCTSGHEKLSGNLTRVQQSSLTLFSTLPSVLPKFGQSHALPPTPPAPGLALQAGRVLIGGTQHNLNDLIMIQSIPLPQRNLAALDRTQDPEERRPLRPSSGTAPAGKPRPRRNLEQSSSSLTRPPQSARRRNLVPRTLQPLVPSLGQSGAARSMEEVIRVTRLPTASDHLMSPLFALSRNTLLPPIGAGDAESSPLGQQSKAAQRQKGFSSRAHSALNDEVGSSIPRDRFYPLDVFSRPSTTHTYRSDTPYRRSFTVLDSIGQGRPGRASVATDSLGIGVTGVSLGIRSSSLLDSFSHHPLGRWRIRDEDEETDFQTPLPAPLVPLSIPPRSHSRGGISSRPNRPGL, from the exons ATGATTTCACGGTACAACAGGAGACCCGTATCGcacaaaatagaaat CCGTGGCCTGTCTCGCAGCAGTCTCGACCACCACCCTCTCCCTGAGGAGGCCGATCACCAAACCCCTCCGTGCCCCCTCGATGACGTGGAGCAAGTTGTCTCCATCCGCAACTG TTGTGAGACATCTGGCGTTTGCAGCCCCTCCGACTGTCCTACTGTCATCTCCTTGGACTCCAGCCGGTCCTGGTCTGGCATCCACAGCTCCACAGGCACGGCTGTGTCCACAGAGAGGAGCTCTGTCTTCTCCTGGGGCTACGAT GAGTTCGACAAGGCGGCGTCACGCCAAGTGCAGCAAATGTTTGAGGAGATTGACAAGGAGCTGTACGAGGGAAAAGGCAGCGGAGGAGGGATACTCCCGGGGCTACAGGAGGAGTGCCAGCAGTGGGCCACGAGCTTCCCCCATCTTAG GATTGTGGGAACTCAGTTGGTGTGTCCAAGTGATGAGGGGTTCCAGTGGTACGCGACCTCAGGGACAATGGGTAGCAGCTACAGTAGAAGCCCATCAACGTCCCAGCAGGTCATCGGGAAGTCAAGTGAGAAAGATGACAACAATATGGA GTTGAACGTGCTAGGCCGCAGCGCGACGCTGCTGAAGTCCAACTCAACGGAGTTAAACGGGCCTTTAGCCACCCCAAGGGACTCCAGATCAAGGGTGATCGAGGTGGAGGGCCACATGGAGGAGTACCTGGCCTTCGACAGCATCAGCCT GGAGGACGAAAAGGAGAGGACCTGGCCTGAGCCCTGCCCAAGGCGTCGCTGTATGCCTCCCGTCTCACCCTACAGGTGTCGCCGTCAGGCTGTTCTCGATCATCTGTTTGATGACCTGTGGCGGCAGCTGGTGGGCTGCATGAGTGATTTGCTCCACCGCCAATGGGAACATTGCACATCtg GGCATGAAAAGCTGTCTGGTAATTTGACTCGAGTGCAGCAGAGTTCCCTGACATTATTCTCCACACTTCCAAGTGTGCTGCCCAAATTTGGCCAAAGCCACGCTCTCCCCCCGACTCCACCTGCCCCCGGCTTGGCCCTGCAG GCCGGAAGGGTCTTGATCGGAGGCACCCAGCACAACCTGAACGACCTCATCATGATCCAAAGCATCCCGCTGCCACAGAGGAACCTGGCCGCGCTGGACAGAACTCA gGATCCCGAGGAGCGCCGTCCCTTGAGACCATCCTCGGGCACGGCACCTGCCGGCAAGCCCCGTCCCCGCCGAAACCTGGAGCAGAGCTCGTCATCGTTGACCCGCCCACCTCAGTCGGCCCGCCGCAGAAACCTGGTGCCCCGCACGCTCCAGCCTCTCGTTCCCAGTCTGGGTCAGTCCGGCGCAGCCAGATCTATGGAAGAGGTCATCCGGGTTACACGACT ACCCACGGCCAGCGACCACCTGATGTCTCCATTGTTTGCACTGAGCAGGAACACGCTCCTGCCGCCCATTGGCGCTGGAGACGCAGAGTCGTCCCCGTTGGGACAGCAGTCCAAAGCTGCTCAG CGTCAGAAAGGCTTTTCCAGCCGAGCCCACAGCGCCCTGAATGATGAGGTTGGTAGTTCCATTCCAAGAGATCGCTTTTACCCGCTGGATGTCTTCTCCCGGCCCAGCACCACGCACACTTACAGG TCGGACACGCCTTACCGGCGCTCCTTCACTGTGCTGGACAGCATTGGACAGGGGAGGCCTGGTAGAGCCTCGGTAGCCACAG ATTCCCTCGGGATCGGCGTGACTGGCGTGAGCCTCGGCATCAGGAGCTCGTCTCTCCTGGACTCGTTTTCCCACCACCCCCTGGGTCGCTGGCGAATCAGGGATGAGGATGAAGAGACAGATTTTCAGACCCCGCTCCCAG CTCCACTGGTGCCTCTGTCCATCCCACCTCGGTCTCACAGCCGGGGGGGCATCTCTTCCAGACCCAACAGACCGGGACTGTAG